A single region of the Solwaraspora sp. WMMD791 genome encodes:
- a CDS encoding DUF4352 domain-containing protein: MTNHVPPPPPQQPFHLGQMAQPPRKRRLWPWLIAGGAAFTVLLVCGIAGIAVLANLDTSEPGVNAAAPGTDTAGDSDAPDDSTEEEQPATPTEVAVGETLTITGTGFEGHYTITKVEQVDRDEFGLRPEHGTYLLAHMKVEIVEGSTFVCSCETAFVQAGGRVHEEAFASIKGKPMFESAELAAGQNTDGWIVFDVPKDTIDGGKIQLTLQNFWTDNEYGYWTL, from the coding sequence TTGACTAACCACGTCCCGCCACCGCCACCGCAGCAGCCCTTCCACCTCGGACAGATGGCCCAGCCGCCGCGCAAGCGCCGTCTCTGGCCGTGGCTTATCGCCGGAGGCGCCGCCTTCACCGTGCTGCTGGTCTGCGGTATCGCTGGTATCGCCGTACTGGCAAACCTCGACACCAGCGAGCCTGGCGTCAACGCCGCTGCACCCGGCACCGATACGGCTGGCGATAGCGATGCGCCAGACGACTCAACGGAGGAAGAGCAGCCAGCCACGCCGACCGAAGTCGCTGTTGGAGAAACGCTCACCATCACCGGGACCGGATTCGAAGGCCACTACACGATCACCAAGGTCGAGCAGGTTGACCGTGACGAGTTCGGTCTGCGCCCTGAGCACGGCACCTACCTGCTCGCACACATGAAGGTCGAGATCGTCGAAGGATCGACGTTCGTGTGCTCCTGCGAGACCGCGTTCGTCCAGGCCGGCGGCCGCGTACACGAGGAAGCCTTCGCCTCGATCAAAGGCAAGCCGATGTTCGAGTCGGCTGAGCTCGCCGCTGGCCAGAACACCGATGGCTGGATCGTGTTCGACGTGCCGAAGGACACCATCGATGGTGGGAAGATCCAGCTGACGTTGCAGAACTTCTGGACTGACAACGAGTACGGCTACTGGACGCTTTAG
- a CDS encoding winged helix-turn-helix domain-containing protein yields MPARQFEPHYRRIIADIRQRIASGEWPPGHRLPSTRELADLYEVRSQSTVRQAITILIETGELYGHQGLGVFVPKEPRTAS; encoded by the coding sequence ATGCCCGCACGTCAGTTCGAGCCGCACTACCGCCGCATCATCGCCGACATCCGGCAGCGCATCGCCTCCGGCGAGTGGCCGCCAGGACACCGGCTGCCGTCAACCCGGGAGCTGGCCGACCTCTACGAGGTCAGGAGCCAGTCGACCGTCCGTCAGGCCATCACGATCCTGATCGAGACCGGCGAGCTGTACGGCCACCAGGGACTCGGTGTCTTCGTGCCAAAGGAACCCCGGACCGCTAGCTAG
- a CDS encoding DUF364 domain-containing protein: MSPARPAYRSLAALIDAVRAGRHGADPTRCQVSVGFVTRQGARHATRLRGYRNEVLSLRVDAAVGSCAVEPGELPDEVVYDCVGATVADLLAHPLLPVRVAALDAYLMAQRPHADAADAAVTVPAGSSLAKSQARAAAVVDLLPATSGTVLVVGVVNSLLAGLRTAGRRYLPCDLAGGRTEWDEPCLPDATALLDRCDAILASGMTLGNGTFEPLLTHAATGGKPFVAFAQTGSAVLPWFIGAGLTAVSAEPYPFFWLDGGPTTLYRYGVSR; this comes from the coding sequence GTGTCGCCGGCGCGGCCGGCGTACCGGTCCCTCGCCGCGCTGATCGACGCGGTACGGGCCGGACGCCACGGGGCGGACCCGACCCGCTGCCAGGTCAGCGTGGGGTTCGTGACCAGGCAGGGCGCGCGGCACGCGACCCGGCTGCGGGGTTACCGCAACGAGGTGCTGAGCCTGCGGGTCGACGCGGCGGTCGGTTCCTGCGCGGTCGAGCCCGGCGAGCTGCCCGACGAGGTCGTCTACGACTGCGTCGGTGCCACGGTCGCCGACCTGCTCGCGCATCCGCTGCTGCCGGTACGGGTGGCCGCGCTGGACGCGTACCTGATGGCGCAGCGCCCGCACGCCGACGCGGCGGACGCGGCGGTCACCGTGCCCGCCGGTAGCTCGCTGGCCAAGTCACAGGCCCGGGCCGCCGCAGTGGTCGACCTGCTGCCGGCGACCAGCGGCACGGTCCTCGTCGTCGGGGTGGTGAACTCGCTGCTGGCCGGGCTCCGGACCGCCGGACGGCGGTATCTGCCGTGCGACCTGGCCGGCGGCCGTACCGAATGGGACGAGCCGTGCCTGCCCGACGCGACGGCGCTGCTGGACCGGTGCGACGCGATTCTCGCCTCGGGAATGACACTCGGCAACGGCACGTTCGAGCCGCTCCTGACCCACGCCGCCACCGGGGGCAAGCCCTTCGTGGCGTTCGCGCAGACCGGCAGCGCGGTGTTGCCGTGGTTCATCGGAGCCGGGCTGACGGCGGTGTCGGCCGAGCCGTACCCGTTCTTCTGGCTCGACGGCGGCCCGACGACCCTGTACCGGTACGGGGTGTCGAGGTGA
- a CDS encoding DivIVA domain-containing protein: protein MRRLLDLVLFPRRTRRQARLLASLANQTRPPARPPAAAAGGGSRPPARRGGNAGTHLYYGASVVRPSISPGLVRDRRFPVRTRRGCDPTEVRAFLHLVADELTAVRAELAATRDENVRIKQALRDWQSQQFQARPVG from the coding sequence GTGCGCAGACTTCTCGACCTTGTCCTGTTCCCTCGGCGTACCCGGCGGCAGGCCCGGCTGCTCGCCAGCCTCGCCAACCAGACCCGGCCGCCGGCCCGGCCACCCGCCGCTGCTGCTGGCGGCGGGTCGCGTCCGCCGGCCCGGCGCGGCGGCAACGCCGGCACCCACCTCTACTACGGCGCCAGCGTGGTGCGGCCGTCGATCAGCCCCGGGCTGGTCCGCGACCGCCGGTTCCCGGTCCGCACCCGGCGCGGTTGCGACCCGACCGAGGTACGCGCCTTCCTGCACCTGGTCGCCGACGAGTTGACGGCGGTGCGGGCCGAGTTGGCGGCCACCCGGGACGAGAACGTGCGGATCAAGCAGGCGTTGCGGGACTGGCAGTCGCAGCAGTTCCAGGCCCGGCCGGTCGGTTGA
- a CDS encoding GPP34 family phosphoprotein, which yields MTVYRTRTTTAAAAVASGGGVPVPAAAVRGRSPLLADEFFLLAADGVTGRPRLPAGPLGYGLAAALLADLVDAGALRVHDGRLWLAARHVPVDALGGWILRWLAAEPGHRRVGTWLALLAPRAHGQVARRLTAAGVVRPRTVRRRLLTTAVVHVPTDMNRAAWAWARLTVRLQRGEPLPDLEARLGGLCLVTGLDDFVLTGLPSAARRHLHRETAARLPAEIAELFTIARHRLDGATHRRR from the coding sequence ATGACGGTCTACCGCACCCGGACCACCACGGCCGCCGCCGCTGTCGCTTCCGGTGGTGGGGTGCCGGTGCCGGCTGCGGCGGTACGGGGCCGGTCGCCGCTGCTGGCCGACGAGTTCTTCCTGCTGGCGGCCGACGGTGTGACAGGTCGGCCGCGTCTGCCGGCCGGGCCGCTCGGGTACGGTCTGGCCGCCGCCCTGCTGGCCGACCTGGTCGACGCGGGCGCGTTACGGGTACACGATGGCCGGTTGTGGCTGGCCGCGCGGCACGTGCCGGTGGACGCGCTCGGCGGCTGGATCCTGCGTTGGCTGGCAGCGGAGCCGGGGCACCGGCGGGTGGGGACGTGGTTGGCGTTGCTGGCGCCGCGGGCCCACGGCCAGGTCGCGCGGCGGCTGACCGCGGCGGGCGTGGTCCGGCCCCGGACGGTACGCCGCCGGCTGCTGACCACCGCCGTGGTCCATGTCCCGACCGACATGAACCGGGCCGCCTGGGCCTGGGCCCGTCTGACCGTACGCCTACAGCGCGGCGAACCGCTGCCGGATCTGGAGGCGCGGCTGGGCGGGTTGTGCCTGGTGACCGGGCTGGACGACTTCGTGCTCACCGGCCTGCCGTCGGCGGCCCGCCGCCATCTGCACCGGGAGACCGCAGCCCGCCTGCCGGCCGAGATCGCCGAACTGTTCACCATCGCCCGCCACCGCCTCGACGGCGCCACCCACCGCCGCCGCTGA
- a CDS encoding DUF4209 domain-containing protein, which yields MTSTAINDEGGGESIDASWWRPAILDDDDVPCGFLEPMLISIKLDKLRSEAEAAVSEGSLKVRVLDVLCKATSAMLVADNWGEPFAPAMQFGNERTVIPSDLSGSDLELLGRIVPLIGEPTLKARVADVVWTYGDRSNMEMLTAAVDSYRSLPLTPSCWNATGRDSWRRAIELSLRRGKQGRIATSEMAATLLGFLLGSDSSAAYMAIGVSDLLGTTGAIEKTAARDLADHLASVAATLSGDHRLRRAYEREAATWYGRLRENELANACVERIARAYIDEANERLARDNSALVAGTFLEKAIAVVRKIPRAYRSAHGLDNLLQDLRDRLTEVRTMALEQMHRIESESVNIARYIQLARVSVSGKSRIDALKAFVNLTPLIDATAATTDARNHLQSSILRLFSSSTFSTDGRKVAARGGIGAEGLSDTAVFAEVVRSFSWRVDLLVQALISPAFEVLTFEHRFDLDFLAEICHESLVVPQGHVYLWARGLWHGLSGDFPSAISVLVPQVEQMARAFLRARGAYTLIVDERGVESEKSLNALLAMPEAVRAFGPSLTLELRALLCEQLGPNLRNDLAHGLLNDPQSWSAAAIYAWWICLYLVLLPYFSSEADIQKNLGPREHTQEGKERV from the coding sequence GTGACCAGTACAGCAATAAACGATGAAGGCGGTGGCGAGTCGATAGACGCGTCCTGGTGGCGGCCCGCCATTTTGGATGACGATGATGTGCCCTGCGGTTTCCTCGAACCGATGTTGATCTCGATTAAGCTTGACAAACTAAGGTCGGAGGCCGAAGCAGCAGTCAGCGAAGGAAGCCTCAAGGTTAGGGTTCTCGACGTTTTGTGCAAGGCGACCTCGGCGATGCTCGTTGCCGACAATTGGGGAGAACCATTTGCACCCGCCATGCAGTTTGGGAATGAGCGGACTGTCATCCCGAGCGATCTAAGCGGCTCAGATCTTGAGTTGCTGGGTAGAATTGTCCCCCTGATCGGTGAGCCGACCCTCAAAGCGCGGGTGGCCGACGTTGTGTGGACGTATGGCGATCGCAGCAACATGGAGATGCTGACGGCAGCTGTGGATAGCTACCGCTCCCTACCATTAACCCCAAGTTGTTGGAACGCCACTGGCCGCGACAGTTGGCGGCGAGCAATAGAGTTATCTTTGCGTCGCGGAAAGCAGGGCCGGATCGCAACGAGCGAGATGGCTGCAACCCTTCTCGGCTTTCTCCTCGGTAGCGACAGCTCTGCGGCTTACATGGCGATCGGGGTCTCTGATTTGCTGGGAACGACTGGAGCCATCGAGAAAACCGCAGCCCGTGACCTAGCCGATCATCTCGCATCGGTTGCCGCTACACTGTCCGGAGATCACAGGCTAAGGCGCGCATACGAGCGCGAAGCCGCCACCTGGTACGGACGCCTTCGCGAGAATGAGCTTGCTAACGCCTGCGTTGAACGAATAGCACGGGCGTACATCGATGAGGCGAACGAACGTCTGGCACGAGACAACAGCGCCCTCGTAGCCGGCACGTTTCTTGAGAAGGCTATCGCCGTGGTACGCAAAATTCCTCGCGCATACCGATCCGCGCATGGCCTTGACAACCTCCTACAGGACCTCCGCGACCGCCTCACCGAGGTCCGCACGATGGCGCTAGAGCAGATGCATCGAATCGAGTCAGAGTCAGTCAACATTGCTCGATATATCCAACTTGCGCGAGTTTCGGTCTCAGGAAAGAGTCGAATCGATGCGCTCAAAGCATTCGTTAACCTAACACCATTGATCGACGCCACAGCTGCCACAACTGATGCACGTAATCACCTACAAAGTAGTATTCTTCGCCTGTTCAGCTCCTCCACTTTCAGCACCGATGGGCGCAAAGTGGCCGCTCGAGGAGGGATCGGCGCTGAGGGCTTATCCGACACGGCGGTTTTTGCCGAGGTGGTCCGTTCGTTCTCCTGGCGGGTCGATCTTCTTGTACAGGCCCTGATCAGTCCTGCATTCGAGGTGCTGACGTTCGAACATCGCTTCGATCTCGACTTCCTAGCCGAGATTTGCCACGAATCGCTTGTTGTCCCGCAAGGTCACGTTTATCTGTGGGCGCGAGGACTATGGCACGGACTGTCTGGTGATTTCCCGTCAGCCATCTCGGTGCTTGTCCCGCAGGTCGAGCAGATGGCGCGAGCTTTCCTGAGAGCCCGAGGTGCCTACACATTGATCGTGGACGAGCGCGGCGTGGAATCCGAGAAGAGCTTGAACGCACTGCTGGCAATGCCGGAGGCAGTTCGCGCGTTTGGGCCGAGCTTGACCCTTGAGCTACGCGCGTTGCTCTGCGAGCAACTCGGGCCGAACCTTCGGAATGACCTGGCTCACGGACTACTCAACGACCCGCAGTCCTGGAGCGCCGCAGCCATCTACGCTTGGTGGATATGTCTCTACCTGGTACTCCTGCCCTATTTCTCCTCGGAGGCCGACATACAGAAAAACCTGGGACCCAGGGAGCACACACAGGAGGGAAAAGAGAGAGTCTGA
- a CDS encoding YcxB family protein, producing the protein MRIRFDVPADPDYPGRAASALSRVRLAKYGYIGAVLAATGVAAFVASREYGWGEQFSLLWMSLVTAGVLSMLYGPWVRSRARRRSSEYAVDGGYDITDDTITMRSGTEFSDIAWDAVSQVRDTPGFWIVYVGRMPATVIPRELMSADDVETLRAFMTRRGLLQVQ; encoded by the coding sequence GTGCGTATCCGATTCGACGTCCCCGCCGACCCCGACTACCCCGGCAGGGCGGCCTCCGCGCTGAGCCGGGTGCGGCTGGCCAAGTACGGCTACATCGGCGCGGTGCTGGCGGCGACCGGGGTGGCCGCTTTCGTCGCCTCGCGGGAGTACGGCTGGGGCGAGCAGTTCTCGCTGCTGTGGATGTCGCTGGTCACCGCCGGGGTGCTGTCGATGCTGTACGGGCCGTGGGTGCGCTCACGTGCCCGGCGCCGGTCCAGCGAGTACGCGGTCGACGGCGGCTACGACATCACCGACGACACCATCACGATGCGCAGCGGTACGGAGTTCAGCGACATCGCCTGGGATGCGGTCAGCCAGGTCCGCGACACCCCCGGCTTCTGGATCGTGTACGTCGGCCGGATGCCGGCGACGGTGATCCCCCGCGAGTTGATGTCCGCCGACGACGTCGAGACGTTGCGCGCCTTCATGACCAGGCGCGGCCTGCTCCAGGTCCAGTAA
- a CDS encoding ATP-grasp domain-containing protein, with translation MAHVLLVESWVGAMSHLLPRAVLEAGHRFTFLTRDLHHYLRGAPAGGAHPLLAAHNVLTAETNDLPNLLEHAGRLHQALRFDGVLTSCDYYLDTAARLATHLGLPGADPEAVRRAYRKDLARAAMDVAGVPQPRYALVESWSAMSKAARELGFPLVVKPVDLCAGMYVREVADEAGLRAAFDALAGFPVNARRQPRVPTVLLEELLSGPEVSVETVTVDGHTTVVGVTDKSLGGASGFVETGHMFPAALDPATARRAGEVAVAALTAVGLDRGVAHTELRLTPSGPRVVEINPRPAGNQITELVRRVTGIDLPMVYAQLALGEDPDLTATDTGVRSAAIAFVLPPRPGVVARIDGTGAWQTDPRVVDWSVKPAGHRAGDASSNNDYLGHVMVVDTAGTGARTIADGLAAQVRVGYVDEDSATGRFRSADEPAGAAV, from the coding sequence ATGGCGCACGTGTTGCTGGTGGAGAGCTGGGTCGGAGCGATGAGCCACCTGCTGCCCAGGGCGGTACTGGAGGCCGGCCACCGGTTCACCTTCCTGACCCGGGACCTGCACCACTACCTACGTGGCGCGCCGGCCGGGGGTGCGCATCCGCTGCTCGCCGCGCACAACGTGCTCACCGCCGAGACCAACGACCTGCCCAACCTGCTGGAGCACGCGGGCCGGCTGCACCAGGCGCTGCGTTTCGACGGCGTACTCACCTCCTGCGACTACTACCTCGACACCGCCGCCCGCCTGGCCACCCACCTGGGTCTGCCGGGCGCGGACCCGGAAGCGGTGCGTCGCGCGTACCGGAAGGACCTCGCCCGGGCGGCGATGGACGTCGCCGGCGTGCCGCAACCCCGGTACGCGCTGGTAGAAAGCTGGTCCGCCATGTCGAAGGCGGCCCGGGAGCTGGGTTTCCCTTTGGTGGTCAAACCGGTGGACCTCTGCGCCGGCATGTACGTGCGCGAAGTCGCCGACGAGGCCGGACTGCGGGCGGCGTTCGACGCTCTCGCCGGGTTCCCGGTCAACGCCCGACGCCAGCCCCGGGTGCCGACGGTGCTGCTGGAGGAGCTGCTGTCCGGCCCGGAGGTGAGCGTGGAAACGGTCACCGTGGACGGGCACACGACGGTCGTCGGGGTGACCGACAAGAGCCTCGGTGGTGCCTCGGGGTTCGTCGAGACCGGGCACATGTTCCCGGCGGCGCTCGACCCGGCGACCGCCCGCAGGGCCGGCGAGGTGGCGGTGGCCGCGCTGACGGCGGTCGGCCTGGACCGCGGGGTCGCCCACACCGAGCTGAGGTTGACGCCGTCCGGGCCACGGGTGGTGGAGATCAACCCCCGGCCGGCCGGCAACCAGATCACCGAGCTGGTGCGCCGGGTCACCGGCATCGACCTGCCCATGGTGTACGCGCAGCTGGCGCTCGGTGAAGACCCCGACCTCACCGCAACCGACACCGGCGTACGCAGTGCGGCGATCGCGTTCGTGCTGCCGCCACGCCCCGGTGTCGTCGCCCGGATCGACGGAACCGGGGCCTGGCAAACCGACCCTCGGGTCGTCGACTGGTCGGTGAAACCCGCCGGCCACCGGGCCGGGGACGCCAGCAGCAACAACGACTACCTGGGCCACGTGATGGTGGTCGACACGGCCGGGACCGGCGCGCGGACCATCGCCGACGGCCTGGCCGCACAGGTACGCGTCGGATACGTCGACGAGGACAGCGCCACCGGCCGGTTCCGGTCCGCCGACGAGCCGGCCGGAGCCGCCGTATGA
- a CDS encoding SDR family NAD(P)-dependent oxidoreductase — protein sequence MDETMLMTGASRGIGWHAAVAMLAADPELRMFVTDRTGGLAEALRDKSGNKQVYGVPADLSSLDSVRAAADHVRERARVTSFVGNAGLQVTSGARPSADGYEVTFAVNVLANHLLLRLLGDQLRRVVITGSDTHFGDLRHNLGLVPAPRWRPPTELARPDQPDTAVAGRTAYSTSKLAVIYLVHEWARRLTDAEVFSWNPGFVPGTGLARDAGPVVRFVATRVLPLLTLTPLSVGPRTAGGHLARVATGPAVAPSGSYVNLGRAERSSDESYDPQRERELFAAADALTAT from the coding sequence ATGGACGAGACGATGCTGATGACCGGCGCGAGCCGGGGAATCGGGTGGCACGCGGCCGTCGCGATGCTCGCGGCCGACCCGGAGCTGCGGATGTTCGTGACCGACCGCACCGGCGGGCTGGCCGAGGCGCTGCGCGACAAGAGCGGAAACAAGCAGGTGTACGGCGTACCCGCTGATCTGTCGTCGTTGGACTCGGTGCGCGCCGCCGCCGACCACGTGCGGGAGCGGGCCCGGGTGACGTCGTTCGTCGGCAACGCGGGGCTGCAGGTGACCAGCGGGGCCCGGCCCAGCGCCGACGGGTACGAGGTGACGTTCGCGGTCAACGTACTCGCCAACCACCTGCTGCTGCGGCTGCTCGGCGACCAACTGCGGCGGGTGGTGATCACCGGCTCGGACACCCACTTCGGCGACCTGCGGCACAACCTGGGACTCGTACCCGCGCCACGCTGGCGGCCCCCGACGGAGCTGGCCCGCCCCGACCAGCCGGACACGGCGGTCGCCGGGCGGACCGCGTACTCGACCAGCAAGCTCGCCGTGATCTACCTGGTGCACGAGTGGGCGCGGCGGCTGACCGACGCCGAGGTGTTCAGCTGGAATCCGGGTTTCGTGCCGGGCACCGGGCTGGCCCGCGACGCCGGTCCGGTCGTACGGTTCGTGGCCACCCGGGTGCTGCCGCTGCTCACCTTGACCCCGCTGTCGGTCGGCCCGCGTACCGCCGGCGGTCACCTGGCGCGGGTGGCGACCGGCCCGGCGGTGGCGCCGAGCGGGTCGTACGTGAATCTCGGGCGGGCCGAACGCTCGTCGGACGAGTCCTACGACCCGCAGCGGGAGCGCGAACTGTTCGCCGCCGCCGACGCCCTCACCGCGACCTGA